A genomic segment from Glycine soja cultivar W05 chromosome 20, ASM419377v2, whole genome shotgun sequence encodes:
- the LOC114402569 gene encoding putative expansin-A17 produces MEKLIFSGLIMLVVLFTTELRVASAIWLRAHATFYGGSDATGTMGGACGYGNLYTDGYGIKTAALSTALFNDGKSCGGCYQIVCDASQVPQWCLRGTSITITATNFCPPNYALPSDNGGWCNPPRPHFDMSQPAFETIAKYKAGIVPILYRKVGCKRTGGIRFTINGRDYFELVLISNVGGAGDVSRVWIKGSKMSNWEPMSRNWGANWQSLSYLNGQSLSFRVQLSNGRIRTAYNVAPSTWRFGQSFISKVQF; encoded by the exons ATGGAAAAACTAATTTTCAGTGGTCTAATAATGCTTGTGGTGTTATTCACCACAGAACTTAGAGTAGCATCCGCAATTTGGCTGCGAGCTCATGCAACTTTCTATGGTGGAAGTGATGCCACAGGAACAATGG GTGGGGCATGTGGGTATGGAAATCTGTACACTGATGGTTATGGAATAAAAACAGCTGCATTGAGTACTGCTTTGTTTAATGATGGCAAGTCATGCGGTGGTTGCTATCAGATAGTTTGTGACGCAAGCCAAGTGCCCCAATGGTGCCTCAGGGGCACTTCCATCACAATCACTGCCACAAATTTCTGCCCTCCAAACTATGCACTCCCTAGTGACAATGGTGGTTGGTGTAATCCTCCTAGACCACACTTTGACATGTCTCAACCTGCCTTTGAGACCATTGCCAAATACAAGGCTGGCATTGTTCCGATTCTTTACAGAAA AGTTGGGTGCAAAAGAACTGGAGGCATCAGATTTACCATCAATGGGAGAGACTATTTTGAACTAGTGCTTATAAGCAACGTGGGAGGAGCAGGGGATGTTTCAAGAGTTTGGATCAAAGGGTCCAAAATGAGTAACTGGGAACCCATGTCAAGAAATTGGGGAGCTAACTGGCAAAGCTTAAGCTATCTCAATGGTCAGAGCTTGTCCTTCAGAGTACAACTCAGCAATGGAAGGATTCGCACAGCTTATAATGTGGCACCCTCTACTTGGAGATTTGGCCAGTCTTTCATCAGCAAGGTTCAGTTCTGA